TTCTTTCAGCGATGGGAATCGTGAGACAACTCGAGTTCTCTCTTTTCGACATTCTCATCCATCAAAAGCGTCATTCTGAAGAGGAAGTTCATCAAATTCTCCATGATGTAAGAAAGGAAGTGAGCGTCGTGATTCCTCCTTCTTACAATCGTTTTCAAAACGGATTCTCCCATATTTTTTCCGGAGGTTATGCGGCCGGGTATTACAGTTACAAGTGGGCGGAAGTTATGAGTGCGGACGCCTTCTTCGCGTTTGTCGAGAAAGGAGTTTTCGACCCGGATTTGAGCGGAGCGTATTTCAGAGAAATTTTGGAGAAGGGTGGGAGTGAGAACGCGATGATCCTTTTTAAGAGATTTTTAGGAAGAGAACCCAAGGTGAGTTCTCTTCTCAAACTCTACGGTCTCAAAGCGGCTTGAGGAAGAATTAAGAAAGACTCTTTCTAAAACTCTGAAGCAGGGATTCCTTTCCTGCTAAGAGGACTTCGACCTGATCTTGATCGATGTTGTAGACTACATTGCTTCGGAGTGCGTCTTTGAACTCGTTCTGGTTGATCTGCTTCTGATCGTAACTTTCTTTTAAAAAATTATACCAGCCGGCCAAGAGAACTTTGAGATGGGGAAGTTCCCGGATCGGGATAGAGATTACTTTTTCTGGTTCCATAAAGACCAGAGCAGGCTAATTCCGACAACAAGGGAGTCAAATCAATTTTAGAATGGGAAAATAAGAATTTGCTTTGGTTTATTCCACTTTGACTTTTGCCCTCGCAATGATCCTCCGAAGTCGATCTTTTTCCTTTTCTATGATCGCCGGTCCTTCCTTCGTTTTCATAAAATCGAAGTATTCTTTCCAACCTTCTAAAAAATCCAAGGGATGATTGTTCGGGAAGAATTTTCTGAGTTCTTCATCGACCACAGTGAGATTGGCGAACGCCGAACAATCCGCCATCGTAAAGCTTTTTCCTGCGACGTAAGGCGAAAATCGAACGACTCTCTGCAGAGCCTTTACTCCTTTTACCAAAATCGGATGCACTTCGTCTAAGAGTGTTTGGTGGACTTCTTTTCCTCTCGTGGATGGGATATAAATTCTTCTCGCTGGAAGATCCACATAGGTTTCTATCATCGTCGTGATCTCTCTCACGAGAGCGGCTTCCCAAGGATCCTCCGGAATGAGTCTCGGCTCTCGTGGAAACATCGTATCTAAAAATTCTAAGATGGCCCCGGATTCGAAAAGGAATTTTCCTTCGACTTCCAGGACCGGAATTTTTCCCATCGGACTGATTTTTAAAAACGCTTCTTCCTGGGAAGGTGCGATCCGAATCTGTTCGAACTCCAATCCCTTTTCCAAAATTCCGAGCTTTACTTTGTTTACATAATTGCTGAGACTCGCGCCGTGAAGTTTGATCATAACGGAGGAGGTTGGCATTCTGCGTTACGAGGAAAAGTTTTTTTTATCCGCCTCTTGTCTTTCCTTTCGGCTTCCTTTTTCTTCTCACCCGAAAAAAGTCTTTCTCTCTTTTTTCGAT
The Leptospira stimsonii DNA segment above includes these coding regions:
- a CDS encoding glutathione S-transferase family protein, giving the protein MIKLHGASLSNYVNKVKLGILEKGLEFEQIRIAPSQEEAFLKISPMGKIPVLEVEGKFLFESGAILEFLDTMFPREPRLIPEDPWEAALVREITTMIETYVDLPARRIYIPSTRGKEVHQTLLDEVHPILVKGVKALQRVVRFSPYVAGKSFTMADCSAFANLTVVDEELRKFFPNNHPLDFLEGWKEYFDFMKTKEGPAIIEKEKDRLRRIIARAKVKVE